In the genome of Pseudomonas sp. B33.4, the window CCGGAGCGCCATCATCTGGTGTGCTTCCATCATCATCCCGTATCGATTGGCTGCGCCTGGATGGAGCCGATCGGCCTGCGCAATCCCGAAGCGTTTTTCGAAGTACTGGATCGTTTCCCCCAAGCTCGCGCGGTGTTGTGGGGGCATGTGCATCAGGAGATTGATCGTGAGCGTAATGGCGTGAGACTGATGGCTTCGCCTTCGACGTGCATTCAGTTTGAGCCGCGGAGTGAGGATTTTAAGGTGGGGGAGCAGGCGCCTGGGTATCGGTGGTTGCGGTTGTTGCCGGATGGGCGGTTGGAAACTGGGGTTGAACGTGTCACCGGTTTTGCTTTTACCATTGATTACGGTTCTGACGGTTACTGATAGCCAATCAAAAGCCCCTCATCGGAACGCCGCCCGCCCAGCCCTCTTCCGGAGGGAGAGGGGGCCGACCGAGGTGTCTGGCGTTATCCATCGACCTGAGCGATTGTGTCGATTGTGGATTCGGTGAAGATCTTTCAGGTCGGCGTACTTCTCAAATATCCCCCAATCAGTCCCCTCTCCCTCCGGGAGAGGGCTAGGGTGAGGGGCTTTCTCCCTGTAAACTCCGCTATCTTTCGCCGACACCCAGGGAGCTCAAATGTCCGGTTCGATCCTCTATATCCACGGTTTCAACAGCGCCCCGGCCTCGAAAAAGGCCTGTCAGCTGGTAACGGTGATGGAGCAACTGGGTTTGAGCGACAAACTGCGTGTACCGGCCCTGCATCACCATCCGCGCGAAGCCATCGGTCAGCTGGAGCAGGCAATCGCCGAGCTGGGCAGTCCATTGCTGGTGGGAAGTTCACTCGGCGGCTACTATGCGACTCACCTGGCCGAGCGCCATGGCCTGAAAGCCCTGCTGGTCAACCCGGCGGTCAGCCCGCACCGGATGTTCGACGGCTATCTGGGCACGCAGAAAAACCTGTATACCGATGAAACCTGGGAATTGACCCACGACCACGTTGCGGCCCTGGCCGAGCTGGAAGTGCCAGCACCTGTGGACGCCCAGCGCTATCAGGTATGGTTGCAGACCGGCGATGAAACACTGGATTATCGCCTCGCCCAGCAGTATTACCGCGCCTGTGCCTTGCGCATTCAGGCCGGCGGCGATCACAGTTTTCAGGGTTTTGCCGGGCAATTGCCGGCGTTGCTGAGTTTTGCCGGCATTGGCGCCGATGTGTATCAGGCAATCGATTTCACCGCACTGTGAAGTCTTGCCCCCTATTTCATGAATGACTGACGACGAGACCCTATGGCCACTCCCAGCGCTAGCTCTTATAACGCCGACGCCATCGAAGTCCTCTCGGGCCTCGACCCGGTGCGCAAACGCCCCGGCATGTACACCGACACCAGTCGGCCGAACCACCTCGCCCAGGAAGTCATCGACAACAGTGTCGACGAAGCCTTGGCGGGCCACGCCAAATCGGTGCAGGTCATCCTGCACGCCGATCACTCGCTGGAAGTCAGCGACGACGGTCGTGGCATGCCGGTCGACATTCACCCGGAAGAGGGCGTGTCGGGCGTCGAACTGATCCTCACCAAACTCCACGCGGGCGGCAAGTTTTCCAACAAGAACTACCAGTTCTCCGGCGGTCTGCACGGTGTGGGTATTTCCGTGGTCAACGCCTTGTCGACCGAAGTGCGCGTACGCGTAAAGCGTGACGGCAACGAATACCAGATGACCTTCGCTGATGGCTACAAAGCCACCGAGCTG includes:
- a CDS encoding YqiA/YcfP family alpha/beta fold hydrolase, translated to MSGSILYIHGFNSAPASKKACQLVTVMEQLGLSDKLRVPALHHHPREAIGQLEQAIAELGSPLLVGSSLGGYYATHLAERHGLKALLVNPAVSPHRMFDGYLGTQKNLYTDETWELTHDHVAALAELEVPAPVDAQRYQVWLQTGDETLDYRLAQQYYRACALRIQAGGDHSFQGFAGQLPALLSFAGIGADVYQAIDFTAL